A region of Rhea pennata isolate bPtePen1 chromosome 38, bPtePen1.pri, whole genome shotgun sequence DNA encodes the following proteins:
- the WDR74 gene encoding WD repeat-containing protein 74 isoform X1, with product MASPARWNHVWVGAETGALKGVNLQRKQATNYTSAGSLSRAQGVCALCWGDTAESEVLVGCLDRAVKLFSTEKGKFTATRLCPGGQGPFCGLTAHGSTLITCVESGLLKVWREDDAENLELQAGTGLCRMRQDPSRPQRVATGGRENSLKIWDLQRPQEPLFRAKNVRNDWLNLRVPIWDRDLQFLPGSDKIVTCTAHHQVRLYDPSSPQRRPVLETSFGEHPLTALSLTPGANSVVVGSTHGDLAVIDLRQGQLLRCLKGVAGGVRGLQCHPSRPLVASCGLDRFLRIHQLRDKRPQHKVYLKSRLNCLLLSSHQDWEALEAPSPMADGNQDKDGHKDGDEDDADALWAAMEPVPSPTPPSCRPTKRKSPGP from the exons ATGGCGTCCCCGGCGCGGTGGAACCACGTGTGGGTCGGGGCCGAGACCGGCGCCCTCAAAG GCGTGAACCTGCAGCGGAAACAGGCTACAAACTACACGAGCGCCGGGTCGCTGAGCCGGGCCCAGGGCGTCTGCGCGCTGTGCTGGGGGGACACCGCCGAGTCTGAG GTGCTGGTGGGGTGCCTGGACCGAGCTGTGAAGCTCTTCAGCACTGAGAAGGGAAAGTTCACGGCGACACGTCTCTGTCCCGGCGGCCAGGGCCCCTTCTGTGGCCTGACGGCTCATGGCAG CACCCTCATCACCTGCGTGGAGTCAGGGCTGCTCAAGGTGTGGCGTGAGGATGACGCTGAGAAC ctggagctgcaggcaggcactggGCTGTGCCGCATGCGCCAGGACCCGTCACGGCCCCAGCGTGTTGCCACTGGCGGCCGGGAGAACAGCCTCAAGATTTGGGACCTGCAGCGGCCCCAGGAGCCCCTCTTCCGCGCCAAGAAC GTGAGGAACGACTGGCTCAACCTCCGTGTCCCCATCTGGGACCGTGACCTCCAGTTCCTGCCTGGCTCCGACAAGATTGTGACGTGCACCGCGCACCACCAG gTGCGTCTCTACGACCCCAGCTCCCCGCAGCGGCGGCCGGTGCTGGAGACGTCCTTCGGCGAGCACCCACTCACCGCACTCTCCCTCACGCCAGGGGCCAA CTCGGTGGTGGTGGGCAGCACCCACGGGGACCTGGCTGTGATCGACCTGCGCCAAG ggcagctgctgcggTGCCTGAAGGGCGTCGCGGGAGGTGTGCGTGGGCTCCAGTGCCACCCCAGCCGACCCCTCGTGGCCTCCTGCGGCCTCGACCGCTTCCTCCGCATCCACCAGCTGCGAGACAAGCGGCCACAGCACAAG GTATATTTGAAGTCCCGGCTgaactgcctgctgctgagcagccaCCAGGACTGGGAG GCCCTGGAGGCACCGTCTCCCATGGCAGACGGGAACCAGGACAAAGATGGGCACAAGGACGGGGACGAGGACGACGCCGATGCACTCTGGGCTGCCATGGAGCCAGTGCCCTCCCCAACTCCCCCCAGCTGCCGGCCCACCAAGCGCAAGAGCCCAGGGCCGTAA
- the WDR74 gene encoding WD repeat-containing protein 74 isoform X2 gives MRQDPSRPQRVATGGRENSLKIWDLQRPQEPLFRAKNVRNDWLNLRVPIWDRDLQFLPGSDKIVTCTAHHQVRLYDPSSPQRRPVLETSFGEHPLTALSLTPGANSVVVGSTHGDLAVIDLRQGQLLRCLKGVAGGVRGLQCHPSRPLVASCGLDRFLRIHQLRDKRPQHKVYLKSRLNCLLLSSHQDWEALEAPSPMADGNQDKDGHKDGDEDDADALWAAMEPVPSPTPPSCRPTKRKSPGP, from the exons ATGCGCCAGGACCCGTCACGGCCCCAGCGTGTTGCCACTGGCGGCCGGGAGAACAGCCTCAAGATTTGGGACCTGCAGCGGCCCCAGGAGCCCCTCTTCCGCGCCAAGAAC GTGAGGAACGACTGGCTCAACCTCCGTGTCCCCATCTGGGACCGTGACCTCCAGTTCCTGCCTGGCTCCGACAAGATTGTGACGTGCACCGCGCACCACCAG gTGCGTCTCTACGACCCCAGCTCCCCGCAGCGGCGGCCGGTGCTGGAGACGTCCTTCGGCGAGCACCCACTCACCGCACTCTCCCTCACGCCAGGGGCCAA CTCGGTGGTGGTGGGCAGCACCCACGGGGACCTGGCTGTGATCGACCTGCGCCAAG ggcagctgctgcggTGCCTGAAGGGCGTCGCGGGAGGTGTGCGTGGGCTCCAGTGCCACCCCAGCCGACCCCTCGTGGCCTCCTGCGGCCTCGACCGCTTCCTCCGCATCCACCAGCTGCGAGACAAGCGGCCACAGCACAAG GTATATTTGAAGTCCCGGCTgaactgcctgctgctgagcagccaCCAGGACTGGGAG GCCCTGGAGGCACCGTCTCCCATGGCAGACGGGAACCAGGACAAAGATGGGCACAAGGACGGGGACGAGGACGACGCCGATGCACTCTGGGCTGCCATGGAGCCAGTGCCCTCCCCAACTCCCCCCAGCTGCCGGCCCACCAAGCGCAAGAGCCCAGGGCCGTAA